The Vigna angularis cultivar LongXiaoDou No.4 chromosome 9, ASM1680809v1, whole genome shotgun sequence DNA window aagaaaaaaaaaatattttgttaaaagtaTACTATTTTAACCTTCAGTGTTTAAAATTAAGCTTTTATCTGTATAAccaaaaaaaaagattaaactCTTCTTTGAATCAACTAGCTGCCTAGTTGATATTCattttgaagataaattatctTGTCATGTATCAATTAATAAATTGGGAAAACTATTGAAAattcaaagtaataaaataactatatattaacctaataatcaaaacataaaatgtGTTGAAAAACTTCAGTGGATATGGGCAAAATCTAAATGTAGATATCACATTATTTCCATAGAATTGAAGAGAAACAGGTTCAAATTCAAACACATTACAAATTCAGCAACTATTATCATGGATTCAAGTTCCTGAAGGACTCTACAATGACAATTTGTTTGTTTAGCTTAGATATTCAGAATTATAAATCTGTTCTTGTTATGAAATTCAGCCAATGGATGATACAACAGCTATGAAAAAAAACAGAACCCTTTTCAGAATGAGGTCAATTCTAGAAAAAAGTTCATTAACTTGATATTGTTTTGTGCACCTTAATTGTACAAGCATCAGAATGCTAATAATATGCTGAAAAATTCACAAGAGAGCAATGCAGGGCACTAACTTAAGCTGTACATTTTTCTAAGCATTGCAGATAAACAAAGGCAGAAAATTCACATTTATGATGGTGCTTACACATGCATTTTTGTCTTGTGTTCTTCACATAGAATGCCAGAAACCTCTTCTCACCTTCCTCCTGAAAGGTTTACATGCCTGGATACTGAGGTCCACAGCTGCTGCAAGTGCCATGAAGATGGCAGCATCCTCGACGCATGTCACGTGCCGCATTGCGAGTTGGACCAACGGTTTGCTTTGCTTTCCTTCTCCTTGAATCCTGCAACTCATGACAAAACCTCCAACCAATGGACTCAGTCCACCAAAGTCTCCACTGCTTTGTGGACTTGGTATTGGACTTGCTGCTGCAGTTACAGTTCTCAGATGTTTCTCAGTGTCTATGAAAAACTCTCCACCCTTTTCAGCACTTATGTGTATTTCAGACATGAGGAGTTCACCTCCCTCTTGAGCTTCAGATAAAAGATGGAACTTGCAGCAAACGGTATCTCTGATGCCACGCTCACGCCATGCTTCGAGCTTTCCCCATGGATGCCAGCTCTCGGATCGGCCTGTGTCTGGCCGAACAATCAACCAAGACCCTGGGTTGGATCTGGCAACCCAATCACAACCTGAAGATGGAACAAAGGGAGTTGTTATGAAGGCTGCAGCGACGGCCGAGCCAGAGAGATCGTGTATCGTCACCTTCCACCCCTTTCTTTCTCTCCTCTCTGTCTCCAAGTTAGAAATCTCGTTAGTAGAGCCTGTCCAGTACGCACTCAACGGATCAACCTGGGAAACCCTGTCATTCCATAACTATCAAAAGTTTGATCAACAACAAATGTTTAGACTACCGTTGCATATCCTAAGATATCAGGCCCAACTGACagaaacaacaaagaaaacacacTACCAATTTTCTACTTCAAATACTGATTTGAGGCAGTGATTTAATTCCTTGGTCCAAAAATCAGGATTCAAGTTCTTATTAAGATAAGACTTTATTAATTTAAGCTTCCATTGGAGAAGACTCGTTAACTACATCAGTCCACGTATATATCTTGGTAAAAGTGTTTTGTCTGAGCTTTAGGATGCAAAGAAAAGTATAAGTAACACAAATCTCAGTCATTTTAGAAGAAACCAATGGTTGATATTTAACACATCCATGATCTCACAATGATattgatttcaattttaaaacttgAATGCATGTTATATGAGAACAAAATGGTGACTTTTAAAGATTTCTGAGAAGGGTCAACATGATTGGAAGTGAAATAGATTGCAAGTTTCATATCACCTGTCCTTACTAAACTTGCAACTGAAGATTGGCTGCTTGATAGATCCTTGCAGTTGAACTATCTGAGGACTCAATGTTGTGATATCTTCAAACTGGAATACATATCTAGGGTCAGGATCTAGTTTCACTTTTAGATGTAGCTCGGTACCCGGCTTTCCATTCTCCTGTTTGTTCTTGCCAATACCTATCCACCCATTAAAAAGAATCAACGGCTTTCCTTCACCCCACTCGGGGTCGACGTGCATTTTAAAGATCCCTATTTGCTGCCTTTTGATGCCGACTCCGCAATGGGAGGCCTTCCTCCCTGAAAACACAGCAATCTCCAAACAACCATGAGTGTTGGAGAAGCATCCAGGAGCTAACAATGCTTTTAAATCAGACTCCTCGAGGTAAAAGCTAGAGGCAATGTTCTGAGTGTCAGGTGGAACTTCTGCAGAGGATATCACAGGGACTGAAGATGTTTGAACAGGAAAACCTCGAAGCCGAATCTCACAAACACAAGGTAGTGAGAGTGTTTGAATTCCAGATTTTCCGGTGTGCAGTTCAATTCCAGTCCATCGCAACCCCAGAGAACCTATTGACAACCTGATGAAGGCCTGAGGATCCATGTTTGTCAGAATTGCCACCCCATTATTGCTTTTAAAGCACTAGTTCACAAAATGTAGATGCCCTGGGAAACATAAGACAGAAACAAGGATTAGGTAGCAAAGAGAAAATTAAGCATGCATTTGTTTGATTAGTATCAGAAAAATTaccaaacaattaaaatttatgtccTTATACAAGCCATGcctgagaaaaaaagaaatatagcACAATGAACCAATAGTGATGGATAAGCAAATATTTACACCGTGTTGTCCAATTTCCACATGACTATATGCTGATATCAAAAGAAAGAGACTGCACTTAGATTTAGAGATTCTATGTCAGAATTTTCTACATTACATTAGAGTCTTCTGAAGGAGAAACAGATCCAGAGTTttcaaataacataattttgttTCATGCCAAAAGTGCAGtggaaaatgatattatttcaaaacatttattCAAATGACAGTTAAAGTGATTGCTATGAAAGGAACAAAAGTGGTATTTACCAACTTTGAATTTAGATTCTTAAAACACCATAAAACTACTGTACCAAGTATACCATTCTCTAACAGGTGAAAGCTCATTTCTTAGTAAAAGAAGATGGAATATAAGCTGGCTTTTCAAGGGGGCTAAACTCTGATCATACACCAAGCAATCAGTTCAGGTCACCAATCAgataaattttctgtttttctttgaCTTTAAGCAAAGATATTAATCAAACCAAATCATGAGTATGACAAATTAGGTAGAAGGAAATTAACAGAATCAAATAACTGATCAGGTTAGCTCAAACCCATTTGGAAGTTATGAGGCAACCCTCATCTTTGACCAAAGCCCCAATCACATGTTAATATGCCAATCTTTGAACAAAATCAAAAAAGTCAATTAGACCTTCCATGTTTTTTCTATCTATTATgaagaatattaaaatatcaataacacTCATGCCCCCAAGCATCTCTCTCTTCAACCTAAGATAGCTTGCATTTCCAGAAACCAAAAGCACTTTCCAATTACGAGACTTCTTACAAGTTTACTTACACCAGAGTCAGAAGTTAGCAGTATAAGTATATAATCATCCTCAACAAAACTCAAGCACCCCATATATCAAATGAATTGAGGAAACAGAACTGAATAAACCAATTCCACAAACTCAAGCACATGAGAAATTTTTGCAATGAACTTAAAACTGTTACAGAAGCAGTCAATTGTGATGATGCAAAAAACTCTCAACAAACAATTCATCCAAGTCTGAATTTGCAATACACAAAAAAGCAGCAGGTGGAGCTCAAGAACAAGAAacagaataaaacaaaaagtcaAAGTCATTAGGCACATAAAAATGCAACTTGAGCTCACCTAGTTCACACATAATGCACCAAACTCCCTTATCCTTTCACACAGGAGACAAAACCTTAAAAAATACATTGGCTCAGCCTCACATGCATAACAAGAAATCccagaaggaaaaaaaacagcaaagtaaaataaaataaaaccaaaaaaaagaaacccaGAAAGAAAAAACAGGTTTTTTAACATGACATACAAAACCCAGCTGAAAAATCTCACCTTTTGCAGCCTCCAAATCCCAAAACTGGAAAAGGGTCGTTCCCAACAGAAGGGTGTTGAacaaagaaagcaagaaaagggaaaaaggaAGATGAAGGTATATATTATGAAGCAGAAGATGATTGTGCACAGATCACGAGGGTAATAACCCAAAAATCAATGAATGTTTGCacaatctcttctttttctgtgGCATgcttttgtgtttttgtttatgAGAAAGAggggaaaaagaagagaaagattgaatataataatataattattagtttaataattcACAAATTATGATCTCTACACCATTTCTCACGAAACAGACGG harbors:
- the LOC108347651 gene encoding uncharacterized protein LOC108347651 — protein: MDPQAFIRLSIGSLGLRWTGIELHTGKSGIQTLSLPCVCEIRLRGFPVQTSSVPVISSAEVPPDTQNIASSFYLEESDLKALLAPGCFSNTHGCLEIAVFSGRKASHCGVGIKRQQIGIFKMHVDPEWGEGKPLILFNGWIGIGKNKQENGKPGTELHLKVKLDPDPRYVFQFEDITTLSPQIVQLQGSIKQPIFSCKFSKDRVSQVDPLSAYWTGSTNEISNLETERRERKGWKVTIHDLSGSAVAAAFITTPFVPSSGCDWVARSNPGSWLIVRPDTGRSESWHPWGKLEAWRERGIRDTVCCKFHLLSEAQEGGELLMSEIHISAEKGGEFFIDTEKHLRTVTAAASPIPSPQSSGDFGGLSPLVGGFVMSCRIQGEGKQSKPLVQLAMRHVTCVEDAAIFMALAAAVDLSIQACKPFRRKVRRGFWHSM